The Sphingosinicella humi genome has a window encoding:
- the phbB gene encoding acetoacetyl-CoA reductase: MARVAIVTGGTRGIGEAISLALRDAGMNVAANYAGNDEKAKAFTDRTGIRAYKWDVSDFDACLSGVRQVESELGPVDVLVNNAGITRDGTMKRMTRQMWDEVIDVNLGGCFNMAKAVFQGMSERQYGRIVNIGSINGQAGQYGQVNYAAAKSGIHGFTKALAQEGARAGVTVNAIAPGYIDTEMVAAVPDDVLGKIVARIPVGRLGKAEEIARGVAFLCAEDAGFITGSTLSINGGQHMY; the protein is encoded by the coding sequence ATGGCACGAGTCGCTATCGTCACGGGGGGAACGCGCGGGATCGGCGAGGCGATAAGCCTGGCGCTCAGGGATGCGGGAATGAACGTCGCCGCCAACTATGCCGGCAATGACGAGAAGGCGAAGGCCTTCACCGACCGCACCGGCATCAGGGCCTATAAGTGGGACGTCTCCGATTTCGACGCCTGCCTTTCAGGGGTCCGGCAGGTCGAGAGCGAGCTTGGCCCCGTCGACGTGCTCGTCAACAATGCCGGCATCACCCGCGACGGCACCATGAAGCGGATGACCCGGCAGATGTGGGACGAAGTCATCGACGTAAATCTGGGCGGCTGCTTCAACATGGCCAAGGCGGTGTTCCAGGGCATGAGCGAGCGCCAATATGGCCGTATCGTCAACATCGGCTCGATCAACGGCCAGGCGGGGCAGTACGGCCAGGTCAATTATGCCGCCGCCAAGTCGGGCATCCACGGCTTCACCAAGGCGCTGGCCCAGGAGGGCGCCCGCGCCGGCGTCACCGTCAACGCCATCGCCCCCGGCTATATCGACACCGAGATGGTGGCGGCGGTGCCCGATGACGTGCTCGGCAAGATCGTCGCCCGCATTCCCGTCGGCCGGCTCGGCAAGGCCGAGGAGATCGCCCGCGGCGTGGCTTTCCTCTGCGCCGAGGATGCGGGCTTCATCACCGGCTCGACGCTGTCGATAAACGGCGGCCAGCACATGTATTGA
- the hemH gene encoding ferrochelatase — MIGVLLINLGTPEAPEPAAVRTYLGEFLSDPRVIEIPKWAWQPILRGVILPTRPRKSAEAYRQVWSEEGSPLAAITARQAKALQAALPDVRVDHAMRYGRPAIADRIEALKREGCERILLAPLYPQYCAATTATANDKAFAKLATMRWQPAIRTLPPYYDDPAYIGALKESVEASLARLGFEPQALVVSFHGMPERTRTLGDPYYDHCLATARLLSQALGRELVVTFQSRFGRAQWLEPATDVTLAALPAKGVKRVAIVAPGFSADCVETLEELDIRGRETFLESGGTDFAYLPCLNDSEAGMAMLRTLIARELAGWTEAK; from the coding sequence ATGATCGGCGTCCTTCTCATCAACCTTGGCACACCTGAGGCGCCGGAGCCGGCGGCGGTGCGCACCTATCTCGGGGAGTTCCTGTCCGATCCCCGCGTCATCGAGATTCCCAAATGGGCCTGGCAGCCGATCCTGCGCGGCGTGATCCTGCCGACGCGGCCGAGGAAATCGGCCGAAGCCTATCGTCAGGTCTGGAGCGAAGAGGGCTCGCCACTTGCCGCCATCACCGCACGCCAGGCCAAGGCGCTGCAGGCGGCGCTTCCCGACGTTCGGGTCGATCATGCGATGCGCTACGGCCGGCCCGCCATCGCCGATCGGATCGAGGCGCTGAAACGAGAAGGGTGCGAGCGCATTCTGCTGGCGCCGCTCTATCCGCAATATTGCGCCGCGACGACGGCAACGGCCAACGACAAGGCTTTCGCCAAGCTGGCGACGATGCGCTGGCAGCCGGCGATCCGGACGCTGCCGCCTTATTATGACGACCCCGCCTATATCGGGGCCCTGAAGGAGAGCGTGGAGGCGAGCCTCGCCCGGCTCGGCTTCGAGCCGCAGGCGCTCGTCGTCAGCTTCCACGGCATGCCGGAACGGACGCGGACGCTGGGAGACCCCTATTACGACCATTGCCTCGCCACGGCGCGTTTGCTGAGCCAAGCGCTGGGGCGCGAGCTTGTCGTCACCTTCCAGTCCCGCTTCGGCCGCGCCCAATGGCTGGAGCCGGCGACGGACGTCACCCTCGCCGCTCTTCCCGCGAAGGGTGTGAAGCGCGTTGCCATCGTCGCGCCGGGCTTTTCGGCCGACTGCGTCGAGACGCTGGAAGAGCTCGACATCCGCGGCCGCGAAACCTTCCTCGAAAGCGGCGGCACCGATTTCGCCTATCTCCCCTGCCTCAACGACAGCGAGGCCGGGATGGCGATGCTGCGCACCCTGATCGCGCGGGAACTTGCCGGATGGACGGAGGCTAAATAA